The genomic window GTCGCTTCCGTGCGTAGACAGAAGACCGACGCGCTAGCGACGTCTTCGGCATGCACGAACGTGGCGACAGGGCCTCCGGTTGCCCGTGGCAGCAGCAGCGTAGCCAGTCGCAGGATGGGGCCTACCACCAGCAGGCTGGCGGCGAAGTAGCGTCCCCTGCGCCCGTACAGCGGTGCTGGCCTCAGAATCGTCCAATGCGGCCCGTTGTTCTGTCTGGTAAGGAACACGTCAGCTCCGTGCTTGGACATCCCGTAGGGGCCGCGCGCTGCGAGCCGGGCTTGCTCGGTCAACGGACCCGATTGGTGGGGCGCGTACAGCATCGCCGTGGACAGATGAATCAACCGCTGCACGCCAGCGGCTGATGCCGCTTCGTACAGCCGCGCCAGTGCTTCGGTGTTGGTGCGAGCCAGCGAGGCGGCGGAAGCGGCAACGTCGAGCTGCGCTGCTGTATGGACGATGTGATCGCAGCCCTGGACCACGCTGGCGACGAAATCGGGATCGTTGAGGTCGCCCAAACGCAGCTCCCCGCTTACGGGAGTGCGGATCGGGGGCACCAGATCGGACGCGACCACGCGATAGCCGGCCGCTTCCGCTAGCGGAACTACGTAGTGACCCACTGTGCCCGCGGCACCTGTCACCAACACGGTTTCCACGTCACCTCACGATCTGTGCTTGTGGGGTCACGGCGCTCGGAGTAGCTCCTGCGCTGCTTGCCGCATGAGTGCACTGAACCAAGTTCTGCCCCTGGGTGCAAGGGCGATTCATCGTGGCGTCGAGCCGTAGCCCCACTCGCGGAAGAACTTCTCGACGCGCAAATTCACGTGTTCTGCACACTCCAAGGTCACGCAGTGCGCTGCGCCAGGCAGCGTCAAGAGCTCGAGGCCACCGATCCGATTCGCGATCTCTTCGACCATCGCCCCCGGTGTGAAAGGGTCGTGTTCACCCACGATCATGAGGGTCGGTACGTCCAGCGTCTGCAGGACGTCGGTGGCGTCGTGTGCGGCCCAGGTCGTCAATGTGCGCAGATAGGTTGCGGGCGCGACGGTTGCGAGCTCCGCGCCGAGCTCTGCCAGCGCAGTCTCGTCCAGCGGTCGCCT from Pseudomonadota bacterium includes these protein-coding regions:
- a CDS encoding NAD(P)-dependent oxidoreductase; the protein is METVLVTGAAGTVGHYVVPLAEAAGYRVVASDLVPPIRTPVSGELRLGDLNDPDFVASVVQGCDHIVHTAAQLDVAASAASLARTNTEALARLYEAASAAGVQRLIHLSTAMLYAPHQSGPLTEQARLAARGPYGMSKHGADVFLTRQNNGPHWTILRPAPLYGRRGRYFAASLLVVGPILRLATLLLPRATGGPVATFVHAEDVASASVFCLRTEATRNRIYNVSDGDPMGMADRLTHTFRAYGLATMPVGSVPESMLRRVAALFSRPVASQAADTFALAAWRLVVWKHGLKPALRPRLDPEGLTLLHDDLIVDASELRQLGWSPRYPFSEGWREVLRWYQAERWVPRYA